CTTGCTCCATCGCGTTATAAGTCAGATCTTTGGCCGATGAGTTAATTAAATGCGATGTTTTTGCCAGTAAATGCGATGTTGCGCGGATTTCGCCTAATACCAGATGCAATTTTTCTATCATGCTGTGTAGGGCATAGAGCAGGCTGTTTTCATGATTCGCAGAAAATTCCCCGCGTAAATTGCCTGCCACCACTTCTAATATTAAACGCCGTGCTTCGCCTGGGCCACAGCCAATTCTATTGATAATTCCCATATAGGTCTGGTAAATCAGTATTAAGGAAAAAATACAAGTAAGTAGCGTAGCTAGGCTAACAATATAAAATAAATTTTGTTTGTTACTATTTAATTGAGCGATGCTAGGCCTATTTTGAACGCTTTTCATTAATTGATCAGATAAAAAGGGTAACCCTTGAATGTCTGATTTATTGAATGCATGGATTAGATTTATTTCTTGCGCGTTAAAGCCCGTTTCTTGAATAAAAGTATCTGTTTTACTTTTATTGATGAGCTGAGGATCTTCACGTAATTGTTGGCTAAATAGCATTGCTGAATTTTGCTGCTGCTGGGCCGTAAAAAGTTGCTCGCCCATTTGGTTAAAACTATAGATACACACATAAAGTAGCAACATGAGCAGCACAAAAAATAACGCTCTAGAGACAAAGATTTTTTTCATGCTTGGCATAGCCATTATTATCCTCCCAGATTACAGATGCCAAGCTATCTATCGTAGCTTACCTATCACTCTATAAAATTAGCTCTTGCACATGGCTTATAGCAAGGCCAGATTGCGTTGATTGTGTGTTTTGCTTGCGCTTACTTAGCCGCCGTTTGGCAAGTAAAAAGTGTTATATAGGGTGAGATCAAGCTCTGCATCGGGTAAACTCCGCCCTCAAATTGACGGTCCATCCTTTACGCGGATGACCACCTGGAGATTAAAAAAATGAAGCAAGAGCATACTCAGCCGATTGTGGTGGCTGCCCTGTATAAATTTGTAACGCTGGCTGATTTTGAAGCGCTCAAAGAGCCGCTATTGCAATCCATGCTGGATAACGAAGTAAAAGGCACTTTGCTGCTGGCTTTTGAAGGCATTAATGGCACGGTAGCAGGCTCCCGCGCGGGGATTGATGGCTTATTGGCGTGGCTAAAAAGCGATGCACGCTTTATCGATGTGGATCACAAAGAATCCTATTGTGATGAGCAGCCGTTTTACCGTAGCAAAGTTAAATTAAAGAAAGAAATTGTCACCTTGGGCGTGCCGGGCATAGATCCGAATCTAGCCGTTGGCACTTATGTAGAGCCAGAGGATTGGAATGTGCTGATTAGCGATCCTGAAGTGCTGCTAATCGATACGCGCAATGATTATGAAGTGGCAATTGGCACGTTTGAAGGTGCAATTGATCCTAAAACGGCCAGTTTCCGCGAATTCCCAGATTATATTAAGCAGCATTTCGACCCTGCCAAGCACAAGAAAGTCGCCATGTTTTGCACTGGCGGTATTCGCTGTGAAAAAGCATCTAGCTATATGCTGGGCGAGGGTTTTGAAGAAGTCTTTCATCTGAAAGGTGGCATTCTTAAATATCTAGAAACGGTAAAGCAGGAAGAAACCAAGTGGAATGGCGACTGCTTTGTGTTTGATAACCGCGTCACCGTTCGCCATGATTTAAGCGAAGGCGATTTCGACCTCTGCCACGCCTGCCGCCAGCCTGTATCGGTGGAAGAGCGACTATCACCGCATTACGTAGCGGGGATCAGCTGCCCACACTGCTGGAATTCGCTAAGTGAGAAAACCAGAAACGGTGCGCGTGAGCGGCAAAAGCAGATCGAGCTCGCCAAAAAGCGCAATCAGCCCAGCCCACTTGGCCGCA
This genomic interval from Iodobacter fluviatilis contains the following:
- a CDS encoding methyl-accepting chemotaxis protein; protein product: MKKIFVSRALFFVLLMLLLYVCIYSFNQMGEQLFTAQQQQNSAMLFSQQLREDPQLINKSKTDTFIQETGFNAQEINLIHAFNKSDIQGLPFLSDQLMKSVQNRPSIAQLNSNKQNLFYIVSLATLLTCIFSLILIYQTYMGIINRIGCGPGEARRLILEVVAGNLRGEFSANHENSLLYALHSMIEKLHLVLGEIRATSHLLAKTSHLINSSAKDLTYNAMEQATSIEETSAYLEQLTAIVAQNNENTRITEDISAHSSMNAIAGGEAVKKTVLAMREIAKKISIIDDIAYQTNLLALNAAIEAARAGEQGKGFSVVAAEVRKLAERSQTAAQEISLLASNSVEQAERAGALLNEIVPSIKKTADLVQEISAASREQFIGIEQINLSATKLSNVTQATAMAAEDLSTTSGELSLHAQKLEEVISFFKMK
- the trhO gene encoding oxygen-dependent tRNA uridine(34) hydroxylase TrhO, coding for MKQEHTQPIVVAALYKFVTLADFEALKEPLLQSMLDNEVKGTLLLAFEGINGTVAGSRAGIDGLLAWLKSDARFIDVDHKESYCDEQPFYRSKVKLKKEIVTLGVPGIDPNLAVGTYVEPEDWNVLISDPEVLLIDTRNDYEVAIGTFEGAIDPKTASFREFPDYIKQHFDPAKHKKVAMFCTGGIRCEKASSYMLGEGFEEVFHLKGGILKYLETVKQEETKWNGDCFVFDNRVTVRHDLSEGDFDLCHACRQPVSVEERLSPHYVAGISCPHCWNSLSEKTRNGARERQKQIELAKKRNQPSPLGRNMRDKD